The following nucleotide sequence is from Streptomyces sp. HUAS CB01.
ATCGCCAGCGCGGGCACCTCCACGAGGGAGACACCGCCCTCGGGGAGCCCGTCGTCGGTCAGGTCGTGACCCGGCCGGGTGACGCCGATGAAGTGCGCGAGTGAGAACAGTTCCTCGGCGTCCCGCCAGGTGAGGATCTGGGAGAGCGCGTCGGCCCCGGTGATGAAGAAGAGGTCCGCGTCGGTGTTGAGCGCCCGCAGGTCCCGCAGGGTGTCGATCGTGTACGTCGGTCCGCCGCGGTCGATGTCGATGCGGCTGACGGAGAACTGCGGGTTGGAAGCCGTGGCGATGACCGTCATCAGATAGCGGTCCTCCGCCAGCGAGACCGCCTTGTGGCTCTTCTGCCACGGCTGTCCAGTCGGTACGAACACCACCTCGTCGAGGTGGAACAGGGCCGCCACCTCGCTGGCGGCCACCAGGTGTCCATGGTGGATCGGGTCGAACGTCCCGCCCATGACGCCGAGTCGGCGCTTGCCGCGGCCGGTCGTAGGCACTTCCTGCTGTCCCATGCGTGCAGAGCCTACTGGCACGGCCGTTCGGATCCGTCTCAGCGGTCGCGGTTGAAGCGGGTCGTGATCCACAGCAGCAGGAGCAGCGCGCCCAGCGCGCCGAAACCGGTGAGGTAGGGGCTGAGGCTTTGGTGGCTGCCACCGTGCTCGGTGCCCTCGGCGAGAGTGACCAGGGTGGCGGCGGTGCTGGCGAGACTCATCTTCTGCAGGCCCTATCGATCGGAGTCGGAGACGTCGGGCACATCGTATGCGTGCGCTCCGGGCACGCTCACGCCGACTCAGTCGTTGTCGGTTTCGTCGGCCCGGTCCACGGGCGCTCGCGGTACCCGCCGGGCGGGCGGGCGCCCTGTGGACACCGAGGACGGCCGAGTTGTCCACAGGCTCCGCTGCTCGGCAACCCCAGCGCCTAGTCTGGGGTCTGTCAGGGGGACGGGAGACGACTCGCAGCGGCACGGCAGGACGCGCGAAGAACGAGGGGGCACCCATGACCGACAGTAGTTCCGAGTACGTGCCGGGCAGGCACCGCTCACGCTTCCCGGGGATCTCCTCGCGGGCGTACGAGCACCCGGCGGACCGTTCGGCGCTGGTCGCCCTGCGCAAGCTGAGCGGGTTCGACACCGTGTTCAAGGCGCTGAGCGGGCTGCTGCCGGAGCGCAGTCTGCGGCTGCTCTTCCTCTCCGACTCGGTGCGGGTGAGCGATGCCCAGTTCGCGCACCTCCACACGATGCTGCGGGACGCCTGCTACATCCTGGACCTGGAGAAGGTCCCGCAGATGTACGTCACGCAGGACCCGAAGCCCAATGCCATGTGCATCGGTCTGGACGAGCCGATCATCATGGTCACCACCGGTCTGGTGGAGCTCCTCGACGAGGAGGAGATGCGGGCGGTCGTGGGCCACGAGGTGGGGCACGCCCTGTCCGGGCACTCCGTCTACCGCACGATCCTGCTGTTCCTCACCAATCTCGCGGTGAAGGTGGCCTGGATCCCGCTGGGCAACGTGGCGGTCATGGCGATCGTGACCGCGCTGCGGGAGTGGTTCCGCAAGTCGGAGTTGTCCGCGGACCGGGCCGGGCTGCTGGTGGGCCAGGATCTGCAAGCGTCGATGCGCGGGCTGATGAAGATCGCGGGCGGCAACCACCTCCACGAGATGAACGTGGACGCCTTCCTGGAGCAGGCCGAGGAGTACGAGGCGGGGGGCGATCTGCGGGACTCCGTGCTGAAGATCCTCAACATGCTCCCGAGGACGCATCCCTTCACCACCGTGCGCGCCGCCGAGCTGAAGAAGTGGGCGGAGAGCCGCGACTACCAGCGGATCATGGACGGCCACTACCCGCGGCGCACGGAGGACAAGGACACCTCCGTCACCGACTCGTTCCGCGAGTCCGCCTCGCACTACGCCGACTCGGTGCGCGGCAGCAAGGATCCGCTGATGAAGCTGGTCGGGGACATAGCCGGCGGTGCGGGCGACCTGGGCGGCCGGCTGCGCGACAAGTTCACGGGCACCGCGGCCGGGAGCCGCGGCGGCAGCAACGGGACGCCTCCGAAGGAGGACGGTCCGGGGACGTCGGGTCAGCGCGAGGGCTGAGGACCGGTGGCAAGGGTCCCGCAGACCGCCGCGGCGGCGCGGCCCGTCTCGTACGGGTCGGTGCCGGCCGGTCCCTCGCCGGTCGCCCGCCCGCCCGCCGGCAGGGGCTGCATCATGTCGGCAGCATCGGCCGAGCAGGACATGGGGCCCGCCTCCGCATAGCTGGTCAGCAGCTCGGCCCGGTGGGTGCGCAGGTCGTCGCGGTCGAAGCGGAACTGCAGCTGACGGCGCACGGTGAAGAGGGAGGCACGGTCATCGTCCCGCCCGTCCGTGCCGGCGGTCGTGCCCGCCCCGGTCCCGGCCTGGCGGACCGTGTAGGCGAAGGTGTGGTCGGAGGTCACCTCGAGGGCGTCGGGCCCGGCCTCGGCGAAGGCGAGCGTGCCCTGGACCCGTACCTCCGGTGCGGCCAGGGCGATCCGGCCCGGGTCGAAGCGGACGAGCCAGCCGGTGGCCGCGTGGCGTCCGTCGTTCTCGGGGGCGCTCATGGACCGGTCGAACTGGTTCAGCTGATCCGGGTCGAGGAGCACCCGCACCGGGCGGACGGCGCCCTCGGTGAGCACCGCGGGGTCGAGGGAGGACGCCACCAGATAGTCCTTGGCGATGGTCAGCGCGGTCATCACCTGGTCGTCCGAGAAATTCTTGGTGTGGCGTACGGCCGGAAGGGTGATGCCGGCGGCTCCGGCGCGGAAGCCGGCGGCGGGACTGCGGGCGTACAGGCCGGCCGGGTCGCCGCCGGGCACGGTCCCCTCGGGGGCGAGCGGGACGACGGTGCTGTGCAGCGCCTGGACGGGCTGCGCCTCGGGCGGCCGGTAGGGGTGGCGGACGCCCATGTAGAGGGCGGTCCCGAAGGCCATGGCGATCAGCAGCACCAGGACCAGGAACTGCCTGGGTCCGTTGCGCGGACCCCGGCCGGGGCGGCTGCGGACGGCCCTGGCGTGGTCGCCCATCCGCTCCTGTGCGGAGAACTCCTGGAGGCGGGCAGCACGGACGAACGATTCGTCGAAGACGACGGACCGGTACTCGTCGTCGTTTCCGCCGGGGAGCCCCTCGGGTGTCCCCTCAGGTGGGTCTCCACGCCCTGCCATACCTTCAGAGTAGGTCTGCGGAAGCCCACGTAAACGCGCCGCTGCGTGCCAGGTTGCGGTGGGGCGGGGGCCGGCGGGTCAGTGCGTACGGGGCACCGCGGAGACGGGCGGCGCCGAGTACTCGGCCGAGGCGGAGGGGCCTGTCACCCGGTCCGGCACGGCTCCCTTGGCGGGCGCGTCGACACCGGTGGTGGTGGGTGTGGGGACGCGGTCCTGGCGGTTGGCCGCAGCGCCGCGGTACACGGCCGTGAAGGCCAGGGCGACCATGCCGACGCCCATCACCACGGCGAGGACCCAGGCGACGGGCCGGTGCCAGCGGGCGGAGCCGCGGTAGGGCCGCAGCGCCCCGCCGTGCGGTCCGTAGGGGTCCGTACAGCGGTCGAGGCCGTCGGGGTCGGGATCGGCGTAGCCGCGGTCCCGGTAGTCGCCGGCGGGGCCGTAGCCGTCGTCGTAGAGCTCGTCGTCGGAGGAGCCGGCGCCGGACCGGGCACGGGCCGCCTCGGCCTCGGCACGGGCCTGTGCGGCGGCGAGCAGCCGCTCCACGGCGCTCGGTTCATGGATCTCCGCCGCCCGTACGAAGTCCTCGTCGAACACCACGGAGGCGAAGTCCTGGTCCGCGCCTCCGCGGTCGTCGTCGGGCTCCCCGCCGTCCGGGAACGGCCTGCCCCCCACGTCGTCCGGCACGCCTTCAGGGTAGACCTGGGCGGGGGTTCTCGGCAGGGAGTGCGGGCAACTGACCGCACGCCTTTGTCACCGGATGTGACCGTCGCCCGTCACGATGTACTTCGTCGAGGTCAGCTCGGGCAGGCCCATCGGG
It contains:
- the nadD gene encoding nicotinate-nucleotide adenylyltransferase; the encoded protein is MGQQEVPTTGRGKRRLGVMGGTFDPIHHGHLVAASEVAALFHLDEVVFVPTGQPWQKSHKAVSLAEDRYLMTVIATASNPQFSVSRIDIDRGGPTYTIDTLRDLRALNTDADLFFITGADALSQILTWRDAEELFSLAHFIGVTRPGHDLTDDGLPEGGVSLVEVPALAISSTDCRARVAQGDPVWYLVPDGVVRYIDKRQLYRGE
- a CDS encoding M48 family metallopeptidase; its protein translation is MTDSSSEYVPGRHRSRFPGISSRAYEHPADRSALVALRKLSGFDTVFKALSGLLPERSLRLLFLSDSVRVSDAQFAHLHTMLRDACYILDLEKVPQMYVTQDPKPNAMCIGLDEPIIMVTTGLVELLDEEEMRAVVGHEVGHALSGHSVYRTILLFLTNLAVKVAWIPLGNVAVMAIVTALREWFRKSELSADRAGLLVGQDLQASMRGLMKIAGGNHLHEMNVDAFLEQAEEYEAGGDLRDSVLKILNMLPRTHPFTTVRAAELKKWAESRDYQRIMDGHYPRRTEDKDTSVTDSFRESASHYADSVRGSKDPLMKLVGDIAGGAGDLGGRLRDKFTGTAAGSRGGSNGTPPKEDGPGTSGQREG